The proteins below come from a single Miscanthus floridulus cultivar M001 chromosome 1, ASM1932011v1, whole genome shotgun sequence genomic window:
- the LOC136548844 gene encoding probable 4-hydroxy-tetrahydrodipicolinate reductase 2, chloroplastic, with protein sequence MLSLRPHRTTFSRPLSWPRRGRLGGAAAPHYVSAAAPAAALESAAPPESVSFPILVNGCTGKMGLSVAEAAALRGLHLVPVSFSSREKVEKAIQVGQTDIRIYGPSAREDVLSSITDEFPDVIVVDYTAPDSVNSNAELYCKLGLPFVMGTTGGNKHLLYKSVQDSKSYALISPQMGKQVVAFVAAMKIMAEQFPGAFSGFHLEVLESHQAGKLDTSGTAKDVIACFEKLGVSYDMNRMVKIRDPEQQLEMVGVPEEHIQGHAFHLYHLTSPDDSVSFEFQHNVCGRSIYAEGTIDAAIFLHRKVQSKDSKRIYNMDDVLREGFMR encoded by the exons ATGCTCTCGTTGCGGCCACACCGCACCACCTTCTCGCGCCCCTTGAGTTGGCCGAGACGGGGACGCCTTGGCGGAGCCGCCGCGCCGCACTATGTTAGCGCCGCGGCACCGGCGGCTGCTCTGGAGTCAGCTGCGCCTCCGGAGAGCGTCTCCTTCCCGATTCTG GTGAATGGCTGCACTGGTAAAATGGGGTTATCTGTCGCTGAGGCTGCTGCTCTGAGGGGCCTTCACTTAGTCCCTGTTTCATTCAGTAGTAGAGAGAAGGTTGAAAAAGCAATACAAGTTGGACAAACAGACATTCGGATATATGGTCCTTCTGCAAGAGAAGATGTTCTTTCATCTATCACTGATGAATTCCCAGATGTCATTGTTGTGGACTACACAGCACCTGATTCTGTGAACT CTAATGCTGAGCTCTATTGCAAGCTTGGCTTGCCATTTGTGATGGGCACAACTGGTGGGAACAAGCATTTGCTCTACAAGTCAGTGCAAGATTCAAAAAGTTATGCACTAATATCTCCACAGATGGGCAAACAG GTGGTTGCATTTGTTGCTGCAATGAAAATCATGGCTGAGCAGTTTCCAGGGGCTTTTTCAGGCTTTCATTTAGAG GTTTTAGAATCCCATCAAGCTGGCAAGCTGGACACATCTGGTACAGCTAAAGACGTGATTGCTTGTTTTGAGAAACTAGGTGTGTCATATGACATGAACAGG ATGGTTAAGATTAGAGATCCTGAACAGCAGCTTGAGATGGTTGGTGTCCCTGAAGAACACATTCAAGGGCATGCATTCCATTTGTATCATCTCACTTCTCCTGATGACAG TGTTTCATTTGAGTTCCAGCACAATGTTTGTGGCCGTTCAATCTACGCTGAAGGAACTATTGATGCGGCAATATTTCTGCATAGGAAG GTACAATCAAAGGATTCTAAGAGAATATATAATATGGATGATGTCTTGCGAGAAGGATTCATGCGATAA
- the LOC136503046 gene encoding chaperone protein dnaJ 11, chloroplastic-like produces the protein MAPPPASMISPRPALSPRFLAFRPGSPAASPPPSPRLHAPPPLSASFSSTVATAAPGHAAASSFYDVLDLRPGASAREIKAAYRRLALAVHPDAAAPQHPAAASAEDFIRVHAAYSTLSDPDKRADYDRRLLLSAAAAAGPRTVALGRSPSFPAHRSRRTWETDQCW, from the coding sequence ATGGCTCCCCCACCAGCAAGCATGATCTCCCCGCGCCCCGCGCTCTCCCCGCGCTTCCTCGCCTTCCGGCCCGGCTCCCCggccgcgtcgccgccgccgtccccgcGCCTCCACGCGCCGCCGCCCCTCTCCGCCTCCTTCTCCTCCACCGTCGCCACCGCGGCGCCGGGCCACGCGGCGGCCAGCTCCTTCTACGACGTCCTCGACCTCCGCCCGGGGGCCAGCGCGCGGGAGATCAAGGCCGCGTACCGCCGCCTGGCGCTCGCCGTCCACCCGGACGCCGCCGCCCCGCAgcaccccgccgccgcctccgccgaggACTTCATCCGCGTCCACGCGGCCTACTCCACGCTCTCCGACCCCGACAAGCGCGCCGACTAcgaccgccgcctcctcctctccgccgccgccgccgcgggaccGCGCACCGTCGCTCTCGGGCGCTCGCCCTCGTTCCCCGCGCACCGTTCCCGCCGGACCTGGGAGACCGATCAGTGCTGGTGA